One Aegilops tauschii subsp. strangulata cultivar AL8/78 chromosome 7, Aet v6.0, whole genome shotgun sequence genomic window carries:
- the LOC109762243 gene encoding probable protein phosphatase 2C 56, translating into MARAAAANLRGLVGIAAAGRRRVTASVAPPRASPGGRAFRAVASGSGGRTTPESSSSSSPALPQLQPRRGLATRRAVLRNLISGGLESEDGKLSCGYSSFKGRRPTMEDRYDVKFAKMKGQSVSLFGVFDGHAGALAAEYLKEHLLDNLIKHPQFLRNPKLALKTTFLKTDADFLESVTTPYREDGSTALAAVLVGDQIYVANVGDSRAIALKGGKAIPLSDDHKPNLKDERTRIENAGGGVSYDGFTWRVDGILAMSRAFGNRSLKNYVIAEPDIQETQVSSDLEYLVLATDGLWDVVQNEDVISLMRATDEPEVAAVKLTEMAHSRHSSDNITCIVVGFHH; encoded by the exons ATGGCACGCGCCGCTGCCGCCAACCTGCGTGGCCTGGTCGGCATTGCAGCGGCGGGCCGGAGGCGGGTGACCGCCTCCGTCGcgccaccccgcgcgtcgcccgGCGGGCGCGCATTCCGGGCCGTGGCCTCAGGCTCCGGGGGCAGGACGACTCCTGAATCCTCCTCTTCGTCCTCGCCGGCCCTACCACAGCTGCAGCCGCGGCGCGGCTTGGCGACGAGACGAGCGGTGCTGCGTAACTTGATTAGCGGCGGCTTAGAGAG TGAGGATGGTAAGCTGAGCTGCGGATATTCAAGTTTTAAAGGGAGGAGACCTACTATGGAGGATCGCTACGATGTAAAGTTCGCTAAAATGAAGGGACAGTCAGTTAGCTTGTTTGGTGTATTTGATG GTCATGCAGGAGCACTTGCCGCTGAATATCTAAAGGAACATCTGCTTGACAACCTTATCAAGCATCCTCAGTTCCTGAGAAACCCAAAGCTTGCTCTGA AGACGACCTTCCTGAAAACTGATGCTGATTTCTTAGAGTCGGTAACCACTCCTTATAGGGAGGATGGTTCGACTGCTTTGGCTGCTGTTCTGGTTGGTGACCAAATTTATGTAGCAAATGTTGGTGATTCACGTGCTATCGCTTTAAAAGGTGGCAAAG CTATCCCACTCTCAGATGACCATAAACCTAACTTAAAGGATGAGAGAACGAGAATTGAGAATGCTGGAGGTGGTGTTAGTTATGATG GTTTTACTTGGAGGGTTGATGGAATTCTGGCAATGTCCCGTGCATTTGGCAACCGTTCATTGAAGAATTATGTGATAGCAGAGCCTGACATTCAG GAAACGCAGGTCAGCAGTGACTTGGAATACCTGGTTCTCGCTACAGATGGTCTTTGGGATGTCGTGCAAAATGAG GATGTTATTTCACTTATGAGAGCAACGGACGAGCCTGAGGTGGCGGCAGTGAAGCTGACGGAAATGGCCCACTCTCGGCACAGCTCAGACAACATTACATGCATTGTGGTGGGATTTCACCACTGA